One stretch of Variovorax sp. 54 DNA includes these proteins:
- the lepA gene encoding translation elongation factor 4, translating to MNHIRNFSIIAHIDHGKSTLADRLIQRCGGLAEREMEAQVLDSMDIEKERGITIKAQTAALHYKARDGQVYNLNLIDTPGHVDFSYEVSRSLSACEGALLVVDASQGVEAQTVANCYTALDLGVEVIPVLNKIDLPNADLDNARTEIEDVIGIDATDAIPCSAKTGVGIDEILETIVARMPAPRGNPDGPLRAMIVDSWFDAYVGVVMLVRVVDGRLVKGERIKMMASGAMYNADSVGVFTPGNEPRPSLEAGEVGYIIAGIKELQAAKVGDTVTLIRPGTGGAAATATEALPGFKEIQPQVFAGLYPTEASEYDSLRDALEKLKLNDSSLRYEPEVSQALGFGFRCGFLGLLHMEIVQERLEREFDQDLITTAPSVVYQVVRNDGEVIMVENPSKMPDVGKMAEIREPIVTVHLYMPQEYVGSVMTLANQKRGVQLNMAYHGRQVMLTYEMPLGEIVLDFFDKLKSVSRGYASMDYEFKEYRASDVVKVDILLNGDKVDALSIIVHRSQSQYRGRAVVSKMREIISRQMYDVAIQAAIGVTIIARETIKALRKNVLAKCYGGDISRKKKLLEKQKAGKKRMKQIGSVEVPQEAFLAILQVED from the coding sequence ATGAATCACATCAGAAATTTTTCGATCATTGCGCACATCGACCATGGCAAGTCGACACTCGCAGACCGTTTGATCCAGCGTTGCGGCGGTCTCGCTGAACGCGAGATGGAAGCGCAGGTGCTCGACTCGATGGACATCGAAAAAGAGCGTGGGATAACCATCAAGGCGCAGACCGCCGCGCTGCACTACAAGGCACGCGACGGACAGGTCTACAACCTCAATCTGATCGACACGCCGGGCCACGTCGACTTCTCGTACGAAGTGAGTCGCTCGCTGTCGGCATGCGAAGGCGCATTGCTCGTCGTCGATGCATCGCAAGGCGTCGAAGCGCAGACGGTGGCCAACTGCTACACCGCGCTCGACCTCGGCGTCGAAGTGATCCCGGTGCTCAATAAGATCGATCTGCCGAACGCAGACCTCGACAACGCGCGCACCGAAATCGAAGACGTGATCGGCATCGACGCGACCGACGCGATTCCGTGCTCCGCAAAAACCGGCGTCGGCATCGACGAGATTCTCGAGACCATCGTCGCGCGCATGCCCGCGCCGCGCGGCAATCCCGACGGCCCGCTGCGCGCGATGATCGTCGACAGCTGGTTCGACGCCTACGTCGGCGTGGTCATGCTGGTGCGTGTGGTCGACGGCCGCCTCGTGAAGGGTGAGCGCATCAAGATGATGGCGTCGGGTGCGATGTACAACGCCGACAGCGTCGGCGTGTTCACGCCCGGCAACGAGCCGCGCCCTTCGCTCGAAGCCGGCGAGGTGGGCTACATCATTGCAGGCATCAAGGAGCTGCAGGCGGCCAAGGTCGGCGACACGGTCACGTTGATCCGGCCCGGCACCGGCGGTGCGGCCGCCACGGCCACCGAGGCGCTGCCCGGCTTCAAGGAAATCCAGCCGCAGGTGTTCGCAGGCCTGTACCCGACCGAAGCCAGCGAGTACGACTCACTGCGCGATGCGCTCGAGAAGCTCAAGCTCAACGATTCGTCGCTGCGCTACGAACCCGAAGTAAGCCAGGCGCTCGGCTTCGGCTTCCGCTGCGGCTTCCTCGGCCTGCTGCATATGGAGATCGTGCAGGAGCGCCTGGAGCGCGAGTTCGACCAGGACCTGATCACGACCGCGCCGAGCGTGGTCTACCAGGTGGTGCGCAACGACGGCGAAGTCATCATGGTCGAGAACCCGTCCAAGATGCCCGACGTCGGCAAGATGGCGGAAATTCGCGAGCCCATCGTCACCGTGCACCTGTACATGCCGCAGGAATACGTCGGCTCCGTCATGACGCTGGCCAACCAGAAGCGCGGCGTGCAGCTGAACATGGCTTACCACGGCCGCCAGGTCATGCTGACCTACGAGATGCCGCTGGGCGAAATCGTGCTCGACTTCTTCGACAAGCTGAAGTCGGTGAGCCGCGGCTACGCCTCGATGGACTACGAGTTCAAGGAGTACCGCGCGTCCGACGTGGTGAAGGTCGACATCCTGCTCAACGGTGACAAGGTCGATGCGTTGTCGATCATCGTGCACCGCAGCCAGTCGCAGTACCGCGGCCGGGCCGTGGTCTCGAAGATGCGCGAGATCATTTCGCGCCAGATGTACGACGTGGCGATCCAGGCGGCCATCGGGGTCACCATCATTGCGCGTGAGACAATCAAGGCGCTTCGCAAGAACGTGCTCGCCAAGTGCTACGGCGGCGACATCTCCCGCAAGAAGAAGCTGCTCGAGAAGCAGAAGGCGGGCAAGAAAAGAATGAAGCAGATCGGCTCCGTCGAAGTCCCGCAAGAGGCCTTCCTCGCGATTCTGCAAGTCGAAGACTGA
- the lepB gene encoding signal peptidase I, whose translation MAYLTTLVLAAFASYVGAWYFGALEGNFALLLFVATVVTGVYWLAERFYFLPKRERAAAALDSAIAERNTRLAGQGITQVDTTDAKASERLLMQPWWLDWTAGLFPVILVVFLLRSFLYEPFKIPSGSMMPTLLTGDLILVNKFTYGLRLPVINTKLTDGTPLARGDVVVFRYPPKPSMDYIKRVVGIPGDEVAYLNKKLTINGQPVGKAPIADYLDGESMRILKQFNEDLGGKQHKILNDENAPAFVPGASDFPFRENCRYSVEGVVCKVPEGNYFMMGDNRDNSADSRFWGFVPDKNIVGRAFFVWMNFGDLGRIGPFQ comes from the coding sequence ATGGCATACCTCACCACCCTGGTTCTCGCGGCGTTCGCCAGCTACGTCGGCGCCTGGTATTTCGGCGCGCTCGAAGGCAACTTCGCGCTGCTGCTGTTCGTGGCCACGGTGGTCACCGGGGTCTACTGGCTGGCCGAGCGCTTCTACTTCCTGCCGAAGCGCGAACGTGCCGCCGCCGCACTCGACAGCGCCATCGCCGAGCGCAACACGCGGCTGGCAGGGCAGGGCATCACCCAGGTCGACACCACCGACGCCAAGGCCAGCGAGCGCCTGCTGATGCAGCCCTGGTGGCTCGACTGGACCGCGGGCCTGTTCCCCGTGATCCTGGTGGTGTTCCTGCTGCGCTCGTTCCTGTACGAGCCCTTCAAGATTCCCTCGGGCTCGATGATGCCCACGCTGCTGACCGGCGACCTGATCCTGGTCAACAAGTTCACCTACGGCCTTCGCTTGCCGGTCATCAACACCAAGCTCACCGACGGCACGCCGCTGGCGCGCGGCGACGTGGTGGTGTTCCGCTACCCGCCCAAGCCCAGCATGGACTACATCAAGCGCGTGGTCGGCATTCCGGGCGACGAAGTGGCCTACCTGAACAAGAAGCTCACGATCAACGGCCAGCCGGTGGGCAAGGCCCCGATCGCCGACTACCTCGATGGCGAGTCGATGCGCATCCTGAAGCAGTTCAACGAAGACCTCGGCGGCAAGCAGCACAAGATCCTCAACGACGAGAACGCCCCCGCCTTCGTGCCGGGCGCCAGCGACTTCCCGTTCCGCGAGAACTGCCGCTACTCGGTTGAAGGCGTGGTGTGCAAGGTGCCCGAAGGCAACTACTTCATGATGGGCGACAACCGCGATAATTCGGCCGATTCCCGTTTCTGGGGATTCGTGCCGGACAAGAACATCGTGGGCAGGGCCTTCTTTGTCTGGATGAACTTCGGCGATCTCGGTCGCATCGGTCCGTTTCAATAA
- a CDS encoding DUF4845 domain-containing protein, whose amino-acid sequence MRTNSRSIRGSAAHQRGISFIGLLFVAVVLACAGVVVAQVIPTLIEWQAIDKAANKAKEGATVPEIRAIFDRAQAIDDFKSVSGKDLEIKKVGDKVVVSYAYEREIPLFGPAYLTLKYKGASR is encoded by the coding sequence ATGAGAACCAACAGTCGGTCCATCCGTGGCAGTGCCGCGCACCAGCGCGGCATCTCTTTCATCGGTTTGCTGTTCGTCGCGGTGGTGCTGGCCTGCGCAGGCGTCGTCGTCGCGCAGGTCATTCCGACGCTGATCGAATGGCAGGCGATCGACAAGGCTGCCAACAAGGCCAAGGAAGGCGCGACGGTGCCCGAGATCCGCGCGATCTTCGACCGCGCCCAGGCCATCGACGACTTCAAGTCGGTCAGCGGCAAAGACCTCGAGATCAAGAAGGTGGGCGACAAGGTCGTCGTGTCGTATGCGTACGAACGCGAGATCCCCCTGTTCGGGCCGGCCTACCTGACGCTCAAATACAAGGGCGCGTCCCGCTGA
- the rnc gene encoding ribonuclease III gives MDGSLVALQARLQYTFSDPRLLQLALTHRSFSADHNERLEFLGDSVLNLAVSHLLYIRLSELPEGDLSRVRANLVKQDTLHRLALGLALSPLLRLGEGEARSGGPNRPSILADALEALIGAVYLDAGFAAAQSLVHRLYEAVEINPRMDAAAKDPKTELQEWLQGHKMKLPVYRVAATLGAAHKQTFDVECEVPELGLRERGIGGSRRAGEQAAAAAMLIRLKARGAA, from the coding sequence GTGGACGGCAGCCTCGTCGCGCTGCAGGCGCGCCTTCAGTACACGTTCTCGGACCCGCGGCTGCTCCAGCTCGCGCTCACGCACCGCAGTTTCTCGGCCGACCACAACGAGCGCCTCGAGTTTCTCGGCGACTCGGTGCTGAACCTGGCCGTCTCGCACCTGCTGTACATCCGTCTCTCGGAACTGCCCGAGGGCGACCTGTCGCGCGTGCGGGCCAACCTGGTCAAGCAGGACACGCTGCACCGGCTCGCGCTGGGGCTGGCGCTGTCGCCGCTGCTGCGCCTGGGCGAAGGCGAGGCCCGCTCGGGTGGCCCGAACCGGCCCTCCATCCTGGCTGACGCGCTCGAAGCGCTGATCGGTGCGGTCTACCTCGACGCCGGCTTCGCGGCCGCGCAGTCGCTGGTGCATCGGCTCTACGAGGCGGTCGAGATCAATCCGCGCATGGACGCCGCCGCGAAAGACCCGAAGACCGAATTGCAGGAATGGCTGCAGGGCCACAAAATGAAGCTGCCGGTGTACCGCGTGGCAGCGACGCTGGGTGCAGCGCACAAGCAGACCTTCGATGTCGAGTGCGAGGTGCCCGAGCTGGGCCTTCGCGAGCGCGGCATCGGCGGCTCGCGCCGCGCCGGCGAGCAAGCTGCCGCGGCCGCCATGTTGATCCGGCTCAAGGCACGCGGCGCCGCGTGA
- the era gene encoding GTPase Era produces MNDVINPEAEPEDTAGDTPATGPQHCGLIAIVGKPNVGKSTLLNALVGQKISITSRKAQTTRHRITGMRTIGATQFVFVDTPGFQTLHANALNKSLNKTVQGAVGDVDLILFVVEAGSFTPADERVLKLLGKGIPTVLLANKLDNVHRRGDIAPWLQTMQAKHSFAEFVPMSAKNAKDVERLFGICEKYLPEQPWFYDEDELTDRSEKFLAGELVREKLFRLTGDELPYTSTVIIDKFEEEPPQKKGQKRLLRIAATIVVERDGHKAMVIGDKGERIKRIGMETRVELEKLADAKVFLELWVKVRSGWADDEARVRSFGYE; encoded by the coding sequence ATGAACGACGTTATTAATCCCGAAGCGGAACCCGAAGACACCGCAGGCGACACGCCTGCCACCGGGCCGCAGCACTGCGGCCTGATCGCCATTGTCGGCAAGCCCAATGTGGGCAAGTCGACGCTGCTCAATGCGCTGGTCGGTCAGAAGATCAGCATCACCTCGCGCAAGGCGCAGACCACGCGCCACCGCATCACCGGCATGCGAACGATCGGGGCCACGCAGTTCGTGTTCGTCGATACGCCGGGCTTCCAGACCCTGCACGCCAACGCGCTGAACAAGTCGCTCAACAAGACCGTGCAGGGCGCGGTGGGCGATGTGGACCTGATCCTGTTCGTGGTCGAGGCCGGCAGCTTCACGCCGGCCGACGAGCGCGTGCTCAAGCTGCTCGGCAAGGGCATCCCGACCGTGCTGCTGGCCAACAAACTCGACAACGTGCACCGCCGCGGAGACATCGCACCCTGGCTGCAGACCATGCAGGCCAAGCACAGCTTCGCCGAATTCGTGCCGATGTCGGCCAAGAACGCGAAAGACGTCGAGCGTCTGTTCGGCATCTGCGAGAAGTACCTGCCCGAGCAGCCCTGGTTCTACGACGAGGACGAACTCACCGACCGCAGCGAGAAATTCCTTGCTGGCGAGCTGGTGCGCGAGAAGCTGTTCCGTTTGACAGGCGACGAGCTGCCCTACACCTCGACCGTCATCATCGACAAGTTCGAGGAAGAGCCGCCCCAGAAGAAGGGCCAGAAGCGCCTGCTGCGCATCGCCGCCACCATCGTGGTCGAGCGCGACGGCCACAAGGCCATGGTGATCGGCGACAAGGGCGAGCGCATCAAGCGCATCGGCATGGAAACCCGTGTCGAGCTCGAGAAGCTGGCCGACGCCAAGGTGTTCCTGGAGTTGTGGGTGAAGGTGCGCTCCGGCTGGGCCGACGACGAAGCCCGCGTCCGTTCGTTCGGCTACGAATGA
- the recO gene encoding DNA repair protein RecO has protein sequence MAAAHRVSHEPAYVLHRYDWSESSLILEVFTRHHGRIALVAKGAKRPSSNFRPVLLPLQPLQLNYGGDAEIRTLKGAEWMGGHVMPTGEALLSGYYVNELLLRLLARDDAHEALFDAYAGVVQVLAGDHAGAQAATQAAALRAFELLLLRSVGLLPSLDVQTLTLEPLAARTRYCLVPEAGLRQAAKDEAALAGADWRALQDVLDDRTPFTATLREVATMNAGSNSALRNQLRALLNYHCGVTTLRTRQMMRDLQAL, from the coding sequence GTGGCCGCCGCACATCGCGTTTCGCATGAACCGGCTTACGTGCTCCATCGCTACGACTGGAGCGAGTCGAGCCTGATCCTCGAGGTCTTCACCCGCCACCACGGGCGCATCGCGCTCGTGGCCAAGGGGGCGAAGCGGCCGAGTTCCAATTTCCGTCCGGTGCTGCTGCCGCTGCAGCCGCTGCAGCTCAACTACGGCGGCGACGCCGAGATCCGCACGCTGAAAGGCGCCGAGTGGATGGGCGGCCACGTCATGCCGACCGGCGAGGCGCTGCTCTCGGGCTACTACGTCAACGAACTGCTGCTGCGCCTGCTGGCGCGCGACGACGCGCACGAGGCGCTGTTCGACGCCTATGCCGGTGTGGTGCAGGTGCTGGCCGGCGACCACGCGGGCGCCCAGGCGGCGACGCAGGCCGCCGCACTGCGCGCCTTCGAGCTGCTGCTGCTGCGTTCGGTCGGCCTGCTGCCTTCGCTCGACGTGCAGACGCTCACCCTGGAGCCGCTGGCGGCTCGCACGCGCTACTGCCTCGTGCCCGAAGCCGGCCTGCGGCAGGCGGCCAAGGACGAGGCCGCGCTGGCCGGTGCCGACTGGCGGGCGCTTCAGGATGTGCTCGACGACCGCACGCCGTTCACTGCCACCCTGCGCGAGGTCGCGACCATGAACGCCGGCAGCAACAGTGCCCTGCGCAACCAGCTGCGCGCCTTGCTCAACTACCATTGCGGCGTGACCACGCTGCGCACGCGGCAGATGATGAGAGACCTGCAAGCGCTCTAG
- a CDS encoding DUF7164 domain-containing protein → MRLGVLVYVDDKKEIVDEFHWLYRSMIVSGVFARGGELIAVCHPNVIAQLPTDERIVVISGLPYADQHAEWAGYGYINSIANLCDPAVLAVCRNYDAVLKTDCDTFVTPALASFEPTGLCFGFGAYAYQEEVRRKLSECSARWGFPHSGLHNVGASVLGPTEFVGNFVQAQLDYCHKLLDEEFRDFQGEWPGWCKNVLTMYAGELALRRTYPQRCSLGLLDHLPYADRTLGGDVLHIHGWHTDQYWSKHHFRAGAYDHMAPGDIDRTTLGGYCHWLAVTPTDDLRAGAGGA, encoded by the coding sequence ATGCGTCTGGGTGTCCTCGTCTACGTCGACGACAAGAAAGAAATCGTCGACGAGTTCCACTGGCTGTACCGGAGCATGATCGTCTCCGGCGTCTTTGCGCGCGGCGGCGAGCTGATCGCGGTGTGCCACCCGAACGTCATCGCCCAGTTGCCCACCGACGAGCGCATCGTCGTGATTTCGGGCCTGCCCTATGCCGACCAGCACGCCGAGTGGGCGGGCTACGGCTACATCAATTCGATCGCGAACCTGTGCGACCCGGCGGTGCTCGCCGTGTGCCGCAACTACGACGCGGTCCTCAAGACCGACTGCGACACCTTCGTCACGCCGGCGCTGGCCAGCTTCGAGCCGACCGGCCTGTGCTTCGGCTTCGGCGCCTATGCGTACCAGGAAGAGGTTCGCCGCAAGCTGTCCGAGTGCAGCGCGCGCTGGGGCTTTCCGCATTCGGGGCTGCACAACGTGGGCGCCTCGGTGCTCGGACCGACCGAGTTCGTGGGCAACTTCGTGCAGGCCCAGCTCGACTACTGCCACAAGCTGCTCGACGAGGAGTTTCGCGATTTCCAGGGCGAGTGGCCCGGCTGGTGCAAGAACGTGCTCACCATGTACGCCGGCGAGCTGGCGTTGCGGCGCACCTACCCGCAGCGCTGCTCGCTGGGCCTGCTCGACCACCTGCCGTACGCCGACCGCACCCTGGGCGGCGACGTGCTGCACATCCACGGCTGGCATACCGACCAGTACTGGTCGAAACATCATTTCCGTGCCGGCGCCTACGACCACATGGCGCCCGGCGACATCGACAGGACGACGCTCGGCGGCTACTGTCACTGGCTTGCCGTCACCCCCACCGACGACCTCCGGGCCGGCGCGGGCGGCGCATGA
- a CDS encoding pyridoxine 5'-phosphate synthase, with protein MSDTSGTSYLPRTTTALSVNLNKVALVRNTRHLGIPSVVGAAQACLAAGAQGITVHPRPDARHIRGHDVSDLSELLARDWPAIEFNIEGNPFHNLMDFVRDLKPHQATFVPDSETQSTSDHGWSFPEDAERLRPLIAEAKALGVRVSLFMDPIPEMMAAVKAVGADRVELYTEGYAASRGTPQEAAVLARYVAAAQAAHAAGLGVNAGHDLSRDNLTPFLRAVRGVHEVSIGHAFVADALELGYAATTRDYLRCIADAA; from the coding sequence ATGAGCGATACCTCCGGCACCTCCTACCTCCCTCGCACCACCACGGCCCTGTCGGTCAACCTCAACAAGGTGGCTTTGGTGCGCAACACGCGCCACCTCGGCATCCCGAGCGTGGTGGGCGCCGCCCAGGCCTGTCTGGCCGCAGGCGCGCAAGGCATCACCGTGCACCCGCGCCCCGACGCGCGCCACATTCGTGGGCATGACGTGAGCGACCTGTCGGAACTGCTGGCACGCGATTGGCCGGCCATCGAGTTCAACATCGAAGGCAACCCCTTCCACAACCTGATGGACTTCGTGCGCGACCTGAAGCCGCACCAGGCCACCTTCGTGCCCGACAGCGAAACCCAGTCGACGAGCGACCACGGCTGGAGCTTCCCCGAAGACGCCGAGCGTCTGCGCCCGCTGATCGCCGAAGCCAAGGCGCTGGGCGTGCGCGTGAGCCTGTTCATGGACCCGATTCCCGAGATGATGGCCGCCGTCAAGGCCGTGGGTGCCGACCGCGTCGAGCTCTACACCGAGGGCTACGCCGCTTCGCGCGGCACGCCGCAGGAAGCCGCCGTGCTCGCGCGCTACGTGGCCGCGGCGCAGGCCGCCCACGCGGCGGGCCTGGGCGTCAATGCCGGCCACGACCTGAGCCGCGACAACCTCACGCCCTTCCTGCGCGCGGTGCGCGGCGTGCACGAGGTGTCGATCGGCCATGCCTTCGTCGCCGATGCGCTCGAACTCGGGTACGCCGCCACCACGCGCGACTACCTGCGCTGCATCGCCGACGCCGCATGA
- the acpS gene encoding holo-ACP synthase translates to MIYGIGTDICDVRRIAATFERQGERFARKVLSDAEFAIWQARAARWPKRGLSYLATRFSAKEAFSKAIGLGMRMPMSWRLCEIANLRSGKPVIVLHGELKDWFEAQGLTAHVTVTDETEYAASFVVVEKA, encoded by the coding sequence ATGATCTACGGCATCGGGACCGACATCTGCGATGTGCGCCGCATCGCGGCCACCTTCGAGCGCCAGGGCGAGCGCTTCGCCCGCAAGGTGTTGAGCGATGCCGAATTCGCCATTTGGCAGGCCCGCGCCGCGCGCTGGCCCAAGCGCGGCCTGAGCTACCTCGCCACGCGCTTTTCCGCCAAGGAAGCCTTCAGCAAGGCCATTGGCCTGGGCATGCGCATGCCGATGAGCTGGCGCCTGTGCGAGATCGCCAACCTGCGCAGCGGCAAGCCGGTGATCGTCCTGCACGGCGAGCTGAAAGACTGGTTCGAGGCACAGGGCCTGACGGCGCACGTGACCGTCACCGACGAAACCGAGTACGCCGCCAGCTTCGTGGTGGTGGAAAAGGCCTGA
- the nagZ gene encoding beta-N-acetylhexosaminidase codes for MTELNHAPLLIDVAGTELTAADRRRLANPHVGGVIHFTRNWQDRAQMTALNAEIKAIRPDLLICVDHEGGRVQRFRTDGFTRLPSMRSLGELWMRDALRATQVATAAGQVLAGELRACGVDFSFAPVLDLDYGGSSVIGDRSFHRDPRVVALLAKSVMHGMLHMGMRNCGKHFPGHGFVQADSHVEIPVDRRSLKAILADDAQPYDWLAGTLAAVMPAHVIYPKVDKRPAGFSSRWLKAILRQRFAFDGAVFSDDLSMEAGRYIDGELLSYTDAVLAALAAGCDLALLCNQSIGEGRPLDEMLDGFTAAAADGRWQGDAASEARRRSLLPGDEPLDWQALTASTRYVQAQRLLAGAQSRKGRTGS; via the coding sequence ATGACCGAACTGAACCACGCGCCGCTTCTCATCGATGTGGCTGGCACCGAACTCACCGCAGCCGACCGCCGGCGCCTTGCCAACCCGCATGTGGGCGGCGTGATCCACTTCACCCGCAACTGGCAGGACCGCGCGCAGATGACGGCGCTCAATGCCGAGATCAAGGCGATCCGGCCCGACCTGCTGATCTGCGTCGACCACGAAGGCGGCCGCGTGCAGCGCTTTCGCACCGACGGTTTCACGCGGCTGCCCTCGATGCGCAGCCTGGGCGAACTGTGGATGCGCGATGCCCTGCGCGCCACGCAGGTCGCCACCGCCGCTGGGCAGGTGCTGGCCGGCGAGCTGCGGGCCTGCGGCGTCGACTTCAGCTTCGCGCCCGTGCTCGACCTGGACTACGGCGGCAGCAGCGTGATCGGCGACCGCAGCTTTCACCGCGACCCGCGCGTGGTCGCGCTGCTCGCCAAGAGCGTGATGCACGGCATGCTGCACATGGGCATGCGCAACTGCGGCAAGCACTTTCCGGGGCATGGCTTCGTGCAGGCCGACTCGCACGTCGAGATTCCGGTCGACCGGCGCAGCCTCAAGGCCATCCTGGCCGACGACGCGCAGCCCTACGACTGGCTGGCAGGCACGCTCGCGGCCGTCATGCCCGCGCATGTGATCTACCCGAAGGTCGACAAGCGGCCGGCGGGTTTCTCGTCGAGATGGCTCAAGGCAATCCTGCGCCAGCGCTTCGCGTTCGACGGTGCCGTGTTCAGCGACGACCTGAGCATGGAGGCGGGGCGCTACATCGACGGTGAACTGCTGAGCTATACCGATGCTGTGCTGGCGGCCCTCGCGGCGGGTTGCGACCTGGCGCTGCTGTGCAACCAGAGCATCGGCGAAGGCCGGCCGCTCGACGAAATGCTCGACGGCTTCACCGCCGCGGCGGCCGACGGGCGTTGGCAGGGCGATGCGGCCAGCGAAGCGCGGCGCCGGTCGCTGCTACCGGGCGATGAGCCACTCGACTGGCAGGCGCTCACGGCTTCGACGCGCTACGTACAGGCGCAACGCCTGCTGGCCGGCGCTCAGTCCCGGAAGGGCCGCACCGGCAGCTGA
- a CDS encoding glycosyltransferase family 2 protein, with translation MTLPRLNFTSLSEDAVCGDIVRTYRLAAERLGYPTTYAPANVDPSAINILFFFWNFPWKSLEPFHPNCIVVNFEPMVEGTHAWNDRYLDLLPRCYVWEYSKTNFQRHRELGYQNADYVPLGWEPDAARILPWSEVLPEEERDIDVCFFGSFTQRRIDVLEALMARGLRVEMTRGGFWTQAEREDRMRRAKVMLNLHNWEESRVVETPRLSILLRHRKAVVCELYPDSEVDPAFRDAVVGVPYDQLVDTVVALVADAPRRAQLERDGLDKLQRAFAPPDIGPALERYFAWRAQQPDRVPPVAMPRVTVCLTPDGSRDDWLEDLRDWTAQTDVALELVVVAAGLPAAAESEARAIAPNLRWIALPVACDRATLRNLALAQATGDHVVFADAGDCALPGRLQRQAALLAACPDLDIVGCWSETLAGPLKSAQRHDEIVAEALGSEPLQLSACLVRRGFLARTGVRHDPEFAVHDDLQMLCRCIVAGARFAVMPEVLHRPAPVAPPTDLAHAASLAMRARRAVLRHLLPRSRVEDIDLIAQLYAHLWPPQRDFAEQLLRAVAHACATPAGTPRIDAEMLTRALRTEALRLLQVFFQAGLADKPWLESLFETPEVAVLLGPAANQLPVRPFRD, from the coding sequence ATGACCCTGCCACGGCTGAACTTCACGTCACTGTCCGAAGACGCAGTCTGCGGCGACATCGTGCGGACCTACCGGCTGGCGGCGGAGCGGCTGGGCTACCCGACGACCTACGCGCCGGCGAATGTCGATCCGAGCGCGATCAACATCCTGTTCTTCTTCTGGAACTTCCCCTGGAAGAGCCTCGAGCCGTTCCACCCGAACTGCATCGTCGTCAACTTCGAGCCGATGGTCGAAGGCACGCACGCCTGGAACGACCGCTACCTCGACCTGCTCCCGCGCTGCTACGTGTGGGAGTACAGCAAGACCAACTTCCAGCGCCACCGCGAACTCGGCTACCAGAACGCGGACTACGTGCCGCTCGGCTGGGAACCCGACGCCGCGCGCATCCTGCCGTGGTCCGAGGTGCTGCCCGAAGAAGAGCGCGACATCGATGTCTGCTTCTTCGGCTCGTTCACGCAGCGCCGGATCGACGTGCTGGAGGCGCTGATGGCGCGCGGCCTGCGCGTCGAGATGACGCGCGGCGGGTTCTGGACCCAGGCCGAGCGCGAAGACCGCATGCGCCGCGCCAAGGTCATGCTGAACCTGCACAACTGGGAAGAATCCCGCGTGGTCGAAACGCCCCGGCTGTCGATCCTGCTGCGCCACCGCAAGGCCGTGGTCTGCGAGCTCTACCCCGACAGCGAGGTCGATCCCGCCTTCCGCGACGCAGTGGTGGGCGTGCCCTACGACCAGCTGGTCGACACCGTGGTCGCGCTGGTCGCCGATGCGCCGCGCCGCGCGCAACTCGAACGCGACGGGCTCGACAAGCTCCAGCGGGCCTTCGCACCACCGGACATCGGCCCCGCGCTGGAACGCTACTTCGCGTGGCGCGCCCAGCAACCCGACCGCGTGCCGCCCGTGGCGATGCCGCGCGTGACGGTCTGTCTGACACCCGACGGCAGCCGCGACGACTGGCTGGAGGACCTGCGCGACTGGACGGCACAGACCGACGTAGCACTGGAGCTGGTCGTGGTGGCGGCGGGTCTGCCTGCAGCGGCCGAAAGCGAGGCGCGCGCCATCGCCCCCAACCTGCGATGGATCGCACTGCCCGTGGCCTGCGACCGCGCCACCCTGCGCAACCTCGCGCTCGCACAGGCCACCGGCGACCACGTCGTCTTCGCCGATGCGGGCGACTGCGCCCTGCCCGGCCGCCTGCAGCGCCAGGCCGCGCTGCTCGCCGCCTGCCCCGACCTGGACATCGTCGGCTGTTGGAGCGAGACACTGGCCGGACCGCTGAAATCCGCCCAGCGGCATGACGAGATCGTGGCGGAAGCCTTGGGCTCCGAGCCGCTGCAGCTGTCGGCCTGCCTGGTCCGCCGTGGCTTCCTGGCACGCACCGGCGTGCGCCACGACCCCGAGTTCGCGGTGCACGACGACCTGCAGATGCTCTGCCGCTGCATCGTGGCCGGCGCGCGCTTCGCGGTCATGCCGGAAGTGCTGCACCGCCCCGCGCCGGTCGCGCCGCCGACCGACCTCGCGCACGCCGCCTCGCTCGCCATGCGCGCGCGGCGCGCGGTGCTGCGCCATCTGCTGCCGCGCAGCCGCGTGGAAGACATCGATCTGATCGCCCAGCTCTACGCGCACCTGTGGCCGCCGCAGCGCGACTTTGCCGAACAGCTGCTGCGCGCCGTGGCGCACGCCTGTGCCACGCCTGCTGGCACGCCGCGGATCGACGCTGAAATGCTGACGCGCGCGCTGCGCACCGAAGCGCTGCGGCTGCTGCAGGTGTTTTTCCAGGCCGGCCTGGCCGACAAGCCCTGGCTGGAGTCGCTGTTCGAGACGCCCGAGGTGGCCGTGTTGCTCGGCCCCGCAGCGAATCAGCTGCCGGTGCGGCCCTTCCGGGACTGA